cagtatgtttgcacTGCACTTCTATATATCTTTATCCGAAGAGACTGTTGCTTAAGGCTAGggtaattattttatatcaatCATTGCTGAATCCCAGAACTAAcaaatttatttgcatattatttACACTAGGATTTAagacattattttattgttgttttccaCCATCATATTGAAGTAGCATAAATGGTTCCTGTGAATAAAgaattaatgtaataaaaaaagagtggTTAATTTTGTGTTTCTGGAAAGTGTCACCGTGAGGATGTCTGCTAAATGTCTATGAACAGTACCATCCTAATACAATAGGAAGAAGCAGACAGGAGAGATTACCTTTAAATATAAGAGGGCTCTCTCACATAAGCGTACACGCTAtctttttatttgcaaaattaCTATCATCAAAAGATAGGCAGTATTTGATCATGAAAGTAGTTATGTAATTTTTTGAGTGTCATTGTGTTTTCTATGCAGACTGTAAGGTAAGGTCTTGTTTCCACTCAAGGCTGTGTAATCTCAGGTGAACTGCTGTAATGGGATTATAGAGGTGCTGCTGTTGAACTCAGCATGGCCCCTCTCCCCACTCTCTCAAGAGACACACAGTTATCACACAACAGCAGATTGTTTTGAACTACTTATTAAAAAGGCACAGTGTTTGAAGACAGAGACACCCCTGCCAGAGTAAGCCAGTGTTAAGTGCATGGCTGTTCCTGTTGTTTTCTTTAGCATCCACAGAATTCCCAGCATAGTTAAGGTGCTTTGGAAGGGGATTAACTGTTGCTGGCAGTCTTGTAGATTTCCCTCAAgcaagaaaaagacaaagaggagagggaagaaggaaaagaaaaaggaaagaagaaggCAAACCACAATAACATGTTGTATAAACAAGACCTCGGAGAGTGAGAGATGGGAAAAGGTGCAAATATATGGCAATGAGTTTTTCTCACATGTGGCAGtagcttttaaacatttctgcCTATTACATCAGATATAAACCCACACTCTCCTCTTTATTTTGAACTGTTTATTTAAGTGTACACATGCAGTATGTTCCAAACTCCCCCATCCAACCGCTTTCAACAAACCacttttttggtttaaaaaaatccaggaAATATCTTTAATGTTGTTCCCTAATAATCACTAAGATTTTCTGTCACATTTTCATTAGAACAGTAAAAGGCTAAGATGCGGTTAGGGCCCACAATGATAAATTATCATTTCACTCCGACATATCAAGGGAGTGCACTTGATACTTTCATTTCAcccaaaatattatataaaagtgtaaattaaaatatacaccTGAGTGACTTGTAGAAAGACAATGTGACAATTTATATGTGATGTGATCGAATCTGTAAAAATCTTTCTATGGATttacacaggtttttttttttttttttttttaaggacgtTTTAAATTTTTCACCACTTTCGGCTgtgctctattttttttctgccagaGCTTGCTTATAAATTTATCATTGTAGTTATAGTTGTAGTCCTGAATGAAGATGTAAATTGAAATGACTATATCAGCTTATTGATGTTATGCTAGCATTCATTTTGGTCATTTGtcttctaaatgtttttttttttaaatgaaaaatatgatggtTTTCTTTTCTGAAAGATAAAGTTATTTGTAGGGTTTTAagtttacctttatttaactttacagaATCTGAACAAAATCCACAGAATATCTGCTGTCTTTCTTTGGGTTCTACTTCAGTTTGACTTGGCTGGGATTttaccataattttttttcttttttatttgttttattaaaaataaaaatatatatgtgacTGCCAGTTTCTAGTGTTTTTTGATGGGACACAAAAATCTGCAGGcattattgttttgtatttgttataaacagttatattTTGTTCGGGAACAGCTCTTATTGTGGTTTTTGTTATTGACATATATTGACAGATACTGTAGGCGCTGTGTTTGCTGCTCTGCTGTGTCTGTGGTTAGGTGCTCTGTTTCATGTGCAGGGAAACCCAATCTGACCTGTTCGTAGAACCACAAACAAAGGCACTTGACAGACAGCCAGATTTCCTCCCATGACTGCGCTCAGGTTTCCACGCTCTCAGTATGTTGCTTGAGAGACGGCAGGTAATGCAAGCTCAGGTGTGCTCAGGGCCATAGCTCCTCCTTTTCCCCTTCTTGCCTTCATCACCCACAGGCCAGCTACAAACATGGCTCTGTTTCAGCTACTTGTCCTGAAATAATCATCTGATCAGCAATCAGTCCCCACCTTCTCagtattcatttcattttagttCACATAagacaaacacaacataacaaaacaaataaaacaaaattgatGCACATTTAGCAAAATTAGCACAATAGTGGAACAGTCCGGAatattacaggaaaaaaaagctcaaaAAACAAGATAGATGGGTTATCTATTAAAAATATGAGACAACTAGCAAACATGTAGCCACCTACTTTAGTCTAACTTTACCTTGTGCTGCATAGCATTACCTtcagtttaaatatattgtgcTCTCACTGtttcacaaaaagaaaaatgaagctGTGCaacttaaaataatacataaaaaacattagaaTAACATAGAAGAAactaaaagataataaaagaaaattttgcTGGATGTGTATTATCTAACAAATACTctgctaaaatataaaacaaaacatctttaaaacTAACTCATACTGCAGAAATTTcttattatgtatttaaatttgttaaaaccCTGCTATGTCTGTATTTATGCTAGATTTACTATGTGtagaacaaaaaattaaatgtaagtcCATATATACATCACTGCTAACATGGCTCTAGGTTAACGTTAAGAACTCAGTTTAATAGATAATAGTACAGTTTAGATAATAGTTTGCTATCTGCTAATGAAAtatttgcttacattttttttatttaccattactatattacagttttttctgattgcttaagcacattttttgtaactattggctatttttgcaaaactctacacacaaataagaaaacctttcacccaattatcaaaacattttagttcTCTTGCAAAAGAGTATACATCTTGTTTAACTCTACAAACCTTTGTAAAAATGGTATTTTtaccacacactacacactgatggtataaataaaaaacacatctggcTTTTGCTTTCTCTGTGCACAAGGTAGGTGAATTTGAAGTAATACTTTTGACATAATTTtgtcatacaaacacacaaggattcaaattttacttactgtaagtatgAATGTTTATTCATACATATCAAAACgaagcacaaaaaaacatacaatttcactgaaagagagagagagaaaaaatatcaaTCATGTCGTCTTTCTGGGTCCGGCCACAGAATTTCATCGACATCACAAGCAATGTCTTCTTGTCCAAGGCACCGTGGAAAATATCTTCTTGAGTGCCGTATCCAGGCCTGACATGATGCCTGGTCAATATCCTCACATGCCTCTTCCATTGCCTGTAAAAGAGCCATGCGCTGATGGGGATGACGGTCATAGACCTTCCAGCGCCAGGCAGAGAAGAATTCTTCGATTGGATTCAGGAATGGAGAATATGGGGGGAGGTTTAGTACAGTAAAGAGTTGGTGATCTGTGAACCAGTTGCGGACCAAAGCAGCCCTATGGAAGCTAACATTGTCCCATATGATAACATATCTCATCTGCTCTGCTCTCTGAACATTAGTGAGTGTATGATATAGGGTATCCAGGAATGTAATAATGTGTGCAGTGTTATATGGGCCCAGGATTGCATGATGGTGCACAACACCATTTTGACTCATAGCTGCACACATAGTTATATTACCACCACGCTGTCCTGGCACATTGATTATAGCACGTTGTCCAATAAGGTTCCTGCCACGTCTCCTTGTTTTAGTTAGGTTAAAACCTGCCTCATCTACATAAATCAGTTCATGACCCATGGCATCTGCCTCTAGCTCCATCACTCTCtggaaaagacaaaacaaatgcagCACAGCAGGTTCATACACAGCACTACAGGATGGACTTCCACATTCAGTACCAATGATATTATAGCTTACCTGAACATATTCATATCGCAGTTGTTTTATGCGCTCACTGTTTCTTTCAAAAGGGACTCTGTAAATTTGTTTCATTCTTATTCTATTTCGTGCCAGTACACGAGATAATGCAGAGATGCTCACG
The DNA window shown above is from Clarias gariepinus isolate MV-2021 ecotype Netherlands chromosome 5, CGAR_prim_01v2, whole genome shotgun sequence and carries:
- the LOC128524453 gene encoding uncharacterized protein LOC128524453 isoform X2, with product MWRTMEGRLRRVRIRGGRGRGRGRGREGAGGRGGGQRLGGEFRGRGQGGEEEGGRIRRIRIPDDIRATIVDHVINHGMTLREAGQRVQPNLSRYTVASIIRTFRNENRVARNPASGGRQRMFTEEQETHIVNMVLANNSIRLREIQQRIIEDTITFQNINNVSISALSRVLARNRIRMKQIYRVPFERNSERIKQLRYEYVQRVMELEADAMGHELIYVDEAGFNLTKTRRRGRNLIGQRAIINVPGQRGGNITMCAAMSQNGVVHHHAILGPYNTAHIITFLDTLYHTLTNVQRAEQMRYVIIWDNVSFHRAALVRNWFTDHQLFTVLNLPPYSPFLNPIEEFFSAWRWKVYDRHPHQRMALLQAMEEACEDIDQASCQAWIRHSRRYFPRCLGQEDIACDVDEILWPDPERRHD
- the LOC128524453 gene encoding uncharacterized protein LOC128524453 isoform X1, yielding MWRTMEGRLRRVRIRGGRGRGRGRGREGAGGRGGGQRLGGEFRGRGQGGEEEGGRIRRIRIPDDIRATIVDHVINHGMTLREAGQRVQPNLSRYTVASIIRTFRNENRVARNPASGGRQRMFTEEQETHIVNMVLANNSIRLREIQQRIIEDTITFQNINNVSISALSRVLARNRIRMKQIYRVPFERNSERIKQLRYEYVQVSYNIIGTECGSPSCSAVYEPAVLHLFCLFQRVMELEADAMGHELIYVDEAGFNLTKTRRRGRNLIGQRAIINVPGQRGGNITMCAAMSQNGVVHHHAILGPYNTAHIITFLDTLYHTLTNVQRAEQMRYVIIWDNVSFHRAALVRNWFTDHQLFTVLNLPPYSPFLNPIEEFFSAWRWKVYDRHPHQRMALLQAMEEACEDIDQASCQAWIRHSRRYFPRCLGQEDIACDVDEILWPDPERRHD